From Nicotiana tabacum cultivar K326 chromosome 15, ASM71507v2, whole genome shotgun sequence, the proteins below share one genomic window:
- the LOC142169741 gene encoding uncharacterized protein LOC142169741 yields the protein MTINNSENLGTTTGTSPSVIQVDANGTQYAPGAILVMDHNHPLYLHSTDISGISLISLQLTGSKNYFLWSKYMRIALLGRNKLGFVDGSWKKENFREEFWGMVYADSDQDVWEDLKERFNKVDGSRSFSLHQEIIRLTQGTTSVKTYFTKLKELWVELEALVPLLSCKCDKSREFVAYL from the exons ATGACAATCAACAATTCTGAGAATCTAGGAACTACGACTGGTACTTCACCATCTGTTATTCAAGTTGATGCAAATGGAACTCAATATGCACCCGGGGCCATACTAGTCATGGATCATAATCATCCTCTATATCTACACTCGACTGATATAAGTGGCATTTCTCTCATCTCCTTACAATTAACTGGCTCTAAGAATTATTTTTTATGGAGCAAATACATGAGAATAGCCCTGCTAGGAAGAAACAAGTTGGGATTTGTTGATGGCTCttggaagaaagaaaattttagaGAAGAATTCTG GGGAATGGTGTATGCAGATAGTGATCAAGATGTTTGGGAAGATCTGAAAGAAAGATTCAATAAGGTTGATGGATCAAGATCATTTAGCCTACATCAAGAAATTATAAGACTAACTCAAGGAACAACATCTGTGAAAACTTACTTCACAAAGTTGAAAGAGCTTTGGGTTGAATTAGAGGCACTTGTGCCACTACTAAGCTGCAAATGTGATAAATCAAGGGAGTTTGTAGCCTATCTTTAA